The following are from one region of the Capsicum annuum cultivar UCD-10X-F1 chromosome 1, UCD10Xv1.1, whole genome shotgun sequence genome:
- the LOC107879143 gene encoding glucan endo-1,3-beta-glucosidase, basic yields MAASQIAVIVLLGLLVATNIDIAGAQLGVCYGMMGNNLPSHWEVIQLYKSRNIGRLRLYDPNHGALQALRGSNIEVMLGLPNSDVKHIASGMEHANWWVQKNVRDFWPDVKIKYIAVGNEISPVTGTSYLTSFLIPAMVNIHKAIGAAGLGNDIKVSTSVDMTLIGNSYPPSQGSFRNDARWFTDPIVGFLRDTRAPLLVNIYPYFSYSGNPGQISLPYALFTAPNVVVYDGSRQYRNLFDAMLDSVYAALDRSGGGSVGIVVSESGWPSAGAFGATTDNAATYLRGLIQHVREGSPRKPGPIETYIFAMFDENNKNPELEKHFGLFSPNKQPKYNLNFGVSDRVWEISAETNATVSLVSEM; encoded by the exons ATGGCTGCCTCACAAATAGCTGTTATTGTGCTTCTAGGATTACTTGTTGCTACCAACATTGACATAGCAG GGGCTCAATTAGGTGTTTGTTATGGAATGATGGGTAACAATTTGCCATCACATTGGGAAGTTATTCAGCTCTACAAGTCAAGAAACATAGGAAGATTGAGGCTTTATGATCCAAATCATGGAGCTTTACAAGCCTTAAGAGGATCCAATATCGAAGTTATGCTAGGACTTCCCAATTCAGATGTGAAACACATTGCTTCGGGCATGGAACATGCGAATTGGTGGGTGCAAAAGAACGTTAGAGATTTCTGGCCAGATGTTAAAATTAAGTACATTGCTGTCGGGAATGAAATCAGCCCTGTCACAGGCACATCTTATCTTACTTCATTTCTTATTCCTGCTATGGTAAACATTCATAAAGCAATTGGTGCAGCTGGTTTGGGAAATGACATTAAGGTTTCAACATCAGTAGACATGACATTGATTGGAAATTCCTACCCACCATCACAGGGTTCGTTTAGGAACGATGCTAGGTGGTTCACTGATCCCATTGTTGGGTTCTTAAGGGACACACGTGCACCTTTGCTCGTTAACATTTATCCTTATTTTAGCTATTCTGGTAATCCAGGGCAGATTTCTCTCCCCTATGCTCTTTTTACAGCACCTAATGTGGTGGTATATGATGGTTCACGCCAATATAGAAACTTATTTGATGCTATGTTGGATTCCGTGTATGCTGCCCTCGATCGATCAGGAGGCGGATCTGTAGGAATTGTTGTCTCAGAGAGTGGATGGCCATCTGCTGGTGCATTTGGAGCCACAACAGACAATGCAGCTACTTACTTGAGGGGTTTAATTCAACATGTTAGAGAGGGTAGTCCAAGAAAGCCTGGACCGATTGAGACATATATATTTGCAATGTTTGATGAGAATAACAAGAATCCAGAGTTGGAGAAACATTTTGGATTATTTTCCCCCAACAAGCAGCCCAAATATAACCTCAATTTTGGGGTTTCTGATAGAGTTTGGGAGATTTCTGCTGAAACTAATGCTACTGTTTCTCTCGTAAGTGAGATGTGA